Proteins encoded by one window of Triplophysa rosa linkage group LG19, Trosa_1v2, whole genome shotgun sequence:
- the LOC130569959 gene encoding UPF0729 protein C18orf32 homolog codes for MVCIPCIVIPVLLWVYKRFLEPYIYPIISPIIRRFWNNAAVDQTAANTTDKHKTAECNGTANGSTANGPKTVADKKAD; via the exons ATGGTTTGCATTCCCTGTATTGTGATTCCTGTCCTGCTGTGGGTGTACAAGCGCTTCCTGGAGCCCTACATCTATCCCATCATCAGTCCCATCATCAGACGCTTCTGGAACAACGCAGCGGTGGATCAGACAGCAGCTAATACCAcagataaacacaaaaca GCTGAATGCAATGGAACAGCGAACGGCTCCACAGCCAACGGACCGAAGACAGTGGCCGATAAAAAAGCCGACTGA